In Chitinophagaceae bacterium C216, the genomic stretch TACAAGCACAACTACAGCAATTGGTTTATGAAATTCCAGGTGGAAACTACAACCTCCTACAGGAAAAATTCGGAAAAGCATCCCGAACCACAAAGAGGGTTCTGGCCCCACTTGCTCTCATGGGTGCGCTTCTTCATGCACCATTGTATGTATTAGCAAAACTCATTACACAATTATTCTTTTCGAAAAGCATCCATTTCGACGCAGTCATTTTTGCACTGCTCTTTTTAAGCTATCCTGTTTACTTACTCGCAATAACGCTTCTGGCATGTAGTATCTGGGGCGGATGGGGTTTACTATGCTTGTTACTATTATTCCTTACGGCAGCTTGTTATGTAAAATATGATATCAGGCTAGACAAATAGGTTAGTTGCTATTAATTACAGCTTAGCATTTTTTATATATGGTTAGAATAAAAAAACCCGGCTTGAGGCCGGGTTTAATATGATGCTAAAATCACTTTTCATTAAGCAGTGATTTTACCTTTTGCTTTAGCAATTACTTCTTCGGCGATGTTGTTAGGAGCCGGAGCGTAATGCGAGAACTCCATAGTAGAAGATGCGCGGCCAGAAGTCAGCGAACGCAGTTGGGTTACATATCCAAACATTTCGCTCAGTGGCACTTTAGCCTTAATAACCTGAGAGCCTGCACGGGTATCCATACCTTCCATCAAACCACGACGACGGTTCAAGTCACCAGTAACATCACCCATGTATTGCTCTGGAGTAATTACTTCTACTTTCATGATTGGTTCCAGCAGAATCGGCTTAGCCTTGCGAGCAGCTTCGCGGAAACCTTGTTTAGCACAAAGCTCGAAAGACATAGAGTCGGAGTCAACCGGGTGGAAGCTACCGTCGAATACACGAATCTTCATGTTATCTACTGGATAGTTGGCCAACACACCGGCAGTCATAGCCGACTCGAAACCTTTCTGAATCGCAGGTACAAATTCACGAGGAATAGCACCACCGAAGATATCGTTAACAAACTGGAAGTTCTTATCAGGATTTTCTTTCTTCCAATCTTCATCTACAGGACCGATACTGAAGAAGATATCAGCGAACTTACCACGACCACCGGTTTGCTTTTTCAGGATTTCGCGGTGTTCAATAGTTGCAGTAAAGGCTTCTTTATAAGCCACTTGAGGAGCACCTTGGTTTACTTCTACCTTAAACTCGCGACGCATACGGTCTACAATAATATCCAGGTGCAACTCACCCATACCGCTCAGAATGGTTTGTCCGGTATCTTCATCGGTTTTTACACGCAATGTGGGATCTTCTTCTACCAGCTTAGCGATGGCCATACCCATTTTATCTACATCGGCTTGAGTCTTAGGCTCTACCGCAACTGAAATCACAGGCTCGGGTATGAACATGCTTTCCAGTACAATGGGATTATTTTCGTCACTAAGGGTATCCCCAGTTTTAATTTCTTTGAAACCAACAGCAGCTCCGATATCACCGGCTTCGATGAAGTCGATGGGGTTTTGTTTGTTGGCAAACATTTTCATGATACGGCTGATACGCTCTTTCTTACCACTTCTTACATTTAATACATAAGAACCAGCCTCAAGACGACCAGAATAAACACGGAAGAAAGCCAGACGACCTACGAATGGGTCGGTCATGATTTTGAATGCCAAAGCGGCGAATGGTTCTTTTACATCCGGCTTTCTGCTCAGAATTTTTTCAGGATCTTTAGGATCTGTACCTTGAATAGCCTCGATATCAACTGGTGAAGGCAGATAGCGACAAACAGCATCCAGTACGGTTTGTACCCCTTTATTTTTGAAAGAGGATCCGCACATCATAGGAACGATGCTCAGGTCGATACAAGCCTTACGTATAGCTTCATGAATTTCGTCTTCAGTAATAGAATTAGGATCATCGAAGAATTTCTCCATCAGGGTATCGTCGTACTCCGCTACCGCCTCGATAAGGTTAGCTCTCCAGTGCTCCACATCAGCTTTCATTTCTTCCGGAACTTCAACCTCTGTATAGGTCATTCCCTCTGTAGCCTCGTCCCAAATAATACCTTTACCGCTGATCAGGTCTACAACACCTTTAAAGCTGTCCTCAGCACCAATTGGCAATTGTAAGGGAACCGCTTTTGCGCCAAGCATATCTTTCACCTGCTGTACCACGTTTAAGAAGTCAGCACCCTGGCGGTCCATTTTGTTTACGAAGCCGATACGAGGAACTTTGTAACGGTTAGCCTGACGCCATACAGTTTCAGACTGAGGCTCTACCCCATCTACTGCAGAAAACAGGGCAATCAGACCATCCAGCACACGCATAGAACGCTCTACCTCTACGGTAAAGTCCACGTGCCCCGGAGTATCAATAATATTAAAAGAATACTCTTTAGTTACACCCGGAACGTTTTGTCCATTTGCTGTAGGGAAGTTCCATCTACAGCTTACAGCAGCAGAAGTAATGGTAATGCCTCGTTCTTTTTCCTGCTCCATCCAGTCGGTAGTAGCACCACCATCATGTACCTCACCAACACGGTGAATCATACCTGTGTAACGTAGAATACGTTCGGTTGTAGTGGTCTTACCGGCATCAATGTGAGCGGCAATACCAAAGTTCCTTTGAAATTTTAAATCTGCCATAATTATTCTTGATTGAATTATAAACTTTTAGTTCCCTTAAACAATTGACTTATAATCAATTACCAAAAAGGTAGTATAAGCCATAAATTTAAGGGTGCAAAGGTAAGGAAAAATAAGATTTGTCTTTCCTAATTTATATTGTCTGTGGAAACTTTTTATAAATCTCTGTCGAAACAATATTTAATTGACAGTTTAGCGATTTAAAAACCAATATTCATCTAAAAAAACAGGGCATTCATCGAAGCAGAAGGAGCACTTATCGATTTTTTTTTCAAAAACTACCTTTTCTATCTAATCTATAACTTTACATTAAAATGTAAAACCTCTAAAACGAAGTAGAACTTTCAATATCTCTAAACAACATAATGACGAAAAGTAATTTCCTGGAAAGACGAAAAAGAATGATAGCCTGAGGTTTTGCGATTGCCCTTTATGTATGGCGTTTTTAAAGTTGCATCACCCCATATCTATAATCAATTGCTATTAAAGCAACCGAAACCAACTGCAGTTTATTTTTCGTAAGAGACCGATTCGGTCTCTTTTCTTTTAATGTTTAAACATTTTTTTTATTTTTAAGCCCTTAATAACCAATTTCTACTTATTATCTTATTAATTAGTAACTATCATGATTACAGCATTTGATTATGAGAAAATGGACAGGCGGAGCTGTCTCTTTTCAAGAAAAACGCTTAGACTCGGTGTGTCTACACTTTGCTTTCTATTATTTATTCATGACGGAAGTGCCACAGCTTATTCGCCACTAAAAGTACCGGATGTTGCCTTCGGTAGTTCATCAGTTCAATGGAAAAAAATCAGAGGAATTGTTTTAGATGTAAATGGCTCGCCCATTGCAGGTGCAGTAATAAGCCTGAACGGCAAACCTATCAGCCTTACAACCTCCGGCGATGGCCTTTTTGAAATTGAAGCCAACGAAGGCGATGTATTGGAAATCTCTCACGTATCATATACTACACAAAAGGTTATTATCGGAAAAGAAACCCAACTAACTATTGTTTTACAGCTTAATATTAATAGTTTAGATCAGGTTGTTATAACGGGTTACACAGAGTACTTAAAAGGTAAAAGCCCAAGTGCCTCAACACAGATAAATGCTGAAAACATCAATAAAATACCCATGAGTACTCTGGACCAAATACTCCAGGGACGTGTACCCGGAATGAGCGTTATTTCAAGCTCGGGACAACCAGGTCAGGCAGCAGCCGTAGTAATAAGAGGTATTGGTTCTATAAACGGAAGTACCACCCCATTATATGTAATGGATGGTATTCCTATAGAAAGCGGGTATTTTCAAACCATCAATCCCGAAGACATTGAATCTATCACGGTTTTAAAAGACGCTTCGGCTAAAGCACTCTATGGTTCCAGAGGTTCCAATGGAGTTATTGTAATTAATACCAAAAAAGGGAAAAAGGGAAAGCCTCGTATCCATTATAGTTCTCAATACGGTTTCTCTACCTTAACACAACCCACTTTTGAAATGACGGACACCAAGGAACGTCTGCGTTTTGAAGAAGAAGTAGGTCTTGAAACCGGTCGTGATATTGGACCTGGATGGCGGTTCTCTCCTAAAAATCCCACTTACGCCAATCAGTCTCCCGAGTGGCAACGAAATGCCGATCGTATATTAGACAGCTTAAGTAAAATAAATACCGATTGGCGCGACATGTTCTTCCAAAACGCCCGCTTCATGGAGCAACAAGTAAGCCTTAGCGCCGGCAATGAAAATGTTCAAACCTACAGTGCTGTAGGCTTATGGAAAGAAGAAGGTATTGTGAAAGAAACAGGAATGGACAGATTCTCGCTCCGCAACAATACCAATCTTAACTTTGGAAGATTTTCCGCCGGTGTAAATCTTTCTTTAGGATATTCCTCCTCGCGCTTTACGTATAATGAAGGAGGCACCTCAGTAGGTACTCCTATGGCTTCGGTGTATTATGCTTTACCATATGAATATCCTTATACACCTGATGGAGTATTCCATCCGGTAGACAACGGAATGGGTTTTTATGATACACGTGAAGGAAGCCGTGGTATAGATGTTCTCTACGGAACATCAGATAAAACCGAGCAGTTTAAAACCATATTAGGACTAGATCTGGCATATGAAATAATAAAAGGCCTTAAGGTTAGTACCCGAACCGGTATCGACTTGAGACACTCGGTGGATCAATTATTTATCAACCCGCAATCGTACATAGGTAGCAGACAGCCTGGAGAAAAGGGGGCCTTTGGTGAAGGATATCGCAGAAATTTCAATATAGTATCTACATCGGGAATCACATACAAAAAAAGACAAGGAGTACATGATTTTGAAATTTCAGGATTCTTCGAATATCTATATAACCATTACCGAGCATTCAGTTACAGAGGTTATGGCCTAGATGACAGATTACCGGAAACACCTGCCAGTATTACTGTAAGTACTGCATTTTTACCCACGCTCAGCGGTAGCCGCTCTAACAGTGCCCTCATGTCATACATGAGTGTAGGTCGCTACTCGTTTAACAATAAATATACCGTTACTGCCAGTTACAGATATGATGGTGCTTCACTGTCATCTGTACCCAAGAAGAATCGTTGGCACGGATTCTATTCCTTTGGAGCCAGCTGGGACGCAAAACAGGAGCATTTCTTAAAAAATTCACAACTAATCTCTGTTTTGCATGTAAGAGCAAGTTTTGGTCAAACTGCTAGTCCATTTGGTAGCAACTTCGCTTACCTGCCTACCTATTCAGCCAACACTACATACGGAGGCTTACCGGGCATCAGACCATCCAACATCGGGAACCCCGATTTCGATTGGGAGTATGTAGACGAGTTTAACGCAGGCTTTGACCTTTCGCTTTTCAAATCACAGCGAATCAAATTGATCATAGATTTTTATAGCAAAATCACAAAGAACATGTTTATCGACCTGCCGCTTTCGGCCACTGCTGGGGCCGGATCCGGCGGTACCGCTCCACTAAGCTCCGCTAAAATGAGCAATAAAGGGATTGAGTTTAATTTAAGCGGGGACATCATACAAACCCAAAACTGGAATTGGAATGTAGGGGTAAATGGAGCATTTAATAGAAATAAAATTCTTCGTGTGAGTGATGTTACCGACGAGCTGCCAGATGGTGATACCAGAATTATCAAAGTAGGATATCCCTATGGCACCTATTACGCTCCCCGTTGGGCAGGTGTGGATCCAGCCACAGGAGATGCGCTATATTATAATCGCGACGGTTCCATCACCAATGTATATAACGAAGAACAACAGGCAGTTCCTCTTAATGCATCTATGTATCCCAAGCTAACCGGAGGAATTACCACAACCATACGCTGGAAAACCCTTTCATTAAACGCCTTATTCTCGTTTGTATCCGACGTACAGCGCTGGAACAACATCGACTTTTACATCGAGAATCAGGCGTACATGACAAGCAACCAAAGTAAGAGGATGCTGTATGACCGCTGGAAAAAACCTGGCGATATAGCACACTTACAACGCATAGATATCCCCAGAAATTTCACATCTAAAGATATCCAGGATGCAGCATTTATGCGTTTGAGAAACCTAAGACTCAACTATAGTGTACCTAGCGCACTACTGCAGTCTTTACAAGTGGTAAAATCTGTAGACGTATTTGTGCAGGGGCAAAATCTGATTACCTGGACTACATGGCGCGGATTGGACCCCGAAAACAACCGTCAATACGGAAGATTTGAATATCCTAACGCCCGCAAATACACAGTTGGCATCAACATTAATTTCTAATCTAAGTAACTATGCAGATAAAAAAAATATTCTCCATATTAGCATTAACAGTACTCGTATTCCAGTCTTGTTCCAAACTGGACAATGCTCCTTCAGATTTTATAGATCCTAGTAAAGCGTTCCGCAATCTGGACGACGTAAACATGGGAGTAATCGGAGCCTATGCTCCCTTAACTTCCACCATCATAGAAACAGGGGCAATAGTATCAGATGAAGTAATGTTTCCTACAGAGAATACGGTATCTAATACCACAGCTCATCGCTGGTTGTACAATTCATCATCAGGATCAGTAACATCGGCATTCTATGAGTATTATGTAGTGATAGACCGTGCGAACCGGGTATTAGAAGCTATTCCCAATATTCCCGTTAACGCTTCTACACAAAGCAAACTCGACCAGTACCACGGAGAAATGCTAGCATTACGTGCTTACTGCCATTTTGAATTATTGAGAGCTTATGCTTCTGGATACGAGAAAGACAGCGTAGGTATTCCATACATGAAAGAACGCAAACTGGGCTATCCCGCCAGAGCATCTGTTCAATCTAATTTTGAAGATATCAATACCGATCTTCAAGCTGCCAAAGCGCTCATTCCTACCAGCTTCAATGACAATAGTCGCATTACTAGAACAGCTGTGGCTGCTATTCAAGCGCGTGTGGCTTTATATCAGAAAAACTGGAGCGATGCTATTACTTATGCGTCAGAAGTCATAAACAGCGAACCGCTAGCTCCCAAAGGTGATTTTGCTAAAATCTGGAAAGATGAAAGTCAATCAGAAGTCGTGTGGAAACTTGCCCGTGTAATCGGCGACTCTCGAATCGGTGCAGCATTTTTCCGCGAGACAGGCGAAATAGTACTTTATGCCCCCTCATTTAAATTGATTGATCAGTTTGGCCCTATATCGCAAAGAACCGACGATGTTCGATTCGAAAGCTATATCGAATACGCACCGAACCGTCCTGCAGGGAAATCCCAGTATCTTGTCAATAAATATGTGGGGGGCAATCCGAGTTATAGAGGTCTGGCTGATGTAAAGCTGTTTCGTACCGGAGAAATGTATTTAATTAGAGCCGAAGCATATTTGGAAAATAACAATCTTGTTGAAGCAGCGAAGGACTTAAACGAGCTAAGAAGAGCCAGAATTTATAACTACATCGATCAGAACTTTGCCGACAAAACCAGCTTATTGAATGCCATTTACAACGAACGCTTTAAAGAGCTGGCATTTGAAGGGCATCGGTTTTTTGACTTAAAACGCAGAAGGATGCCCGTGGAGCGCACTACTCAAGACGCTGTCAATACTTCCGGTGCAGTTAGACTGGAATCAACAGCGGCTCAGTATTGCTTCCCAATACCGGCAAATGAAATGGCTGTTAATAAAAATATGACTCAAAATCCCCACTATTAAACTTCAACAATGAAAAAAATCATTTCTGCAATATTTGTCGTGTGGGTTTGCATAGGTTGTGGCAAATCATCCGACCCTAATAACCCGTTTCGACCGGATGCGCCCAAACCTTCGGAACCCGTAACGCGCTCAGCTTCCATCGGCATTGTAGGAGATGCAGCAGATGTGCAAACACAAACAAAAGGCGGAATTGTGATTATGGGAGGCGGTTCGGATGTAAGTGCAGCACTACAATGGATGATTGAACGAAGCGGAGGTGGTGATGTAGTAGTTATTCGCGCTACAGGAACAGATGCTTACAATAGTTACATCAAAGGGCTTGGCAATGTCAACTCTGTAGAAACGTTGAAAATCGATTCGCGTAAACTTGCTGACGATGATAATGTAGCCAGAATCATTCGCGAAGCTGAGATGTTGTTCATTGCCGGAGGAGATCAGTCTGACTATGTGAACTATTGGAAGGGAACCAAAGTAATGGCGGCTATCAATTATCTGATCAATGAGAAAAAAGTTCCCGTAGGCGGAACCAGTGCAGGCGCCGCCATTCTAGGCAATTATTATTTCAGCGCAGAAAGAGGTGGTATTGATTTGTCACTTAACATTAATGCACTCACCAACCCTTATCACGAAAGAGTAATCATCGGAAGAGATGACTTTTTAAAATTTCCCATACTGCAAAATGTCATCACCGATCAGCACTTTTCTCAGCGCAATAGACAAGGTCGCTCCATTGCTTTTTTAGGAAGAATCATGAAAGATTGGGGTAAAACTCCTTACGGTATTGCTGTGGATGAGGCCACTGCTGTTTGCATTGATGAAAACGGCATAGCCACTGTTATTGGCAGCAACAAGGCTTTCTTCTTAAAAACTGATGCAGCTAAAGCGCCCGAAACTTTTGCCGTAAATACGCCTGTAACTT encodes the following:
- the fusA gene encoding Elongation factor G; the protein is MADLKFQRNFGIAAHIDAGKTTTTERILRYTGMIHRVGEVHDGGATTDWMEQEKERGITITSAAVSCRWNFPTANGQNVPGVTKEYSFNIIDTPGHVDFTVEVERSMRVLDGLIALFSAVDGVEPQSETVWRQANRYKVPRIGFVNKMDRQGADFLNVVQQVKDMLGAKAVPLQLPIGAEDSFKGVVDLISGKGIIWDEATEGMTYTEVEVPEEMKADVEHWRANLIEAVAEYDDTLMEKFFDDPNSITEDEIHEAIRKACIDLSIVPMMCGSSFKNKGVQTVLDAVCRYLPSPVDIEAIQGTDPKDPEKILSRKPDVKEPFAALAFKIMTDPFVGRLAFFRVYSGRLEAGSYVLNVRSGKKERISRIMKMFANKQNPIDFIEAGDIGAAVGFKEIKTGDTLSDENNPIVLESMFIPEPVISVAVEPKTQADVDKMGMAIAKLVEEDPTLRVKTDEDTGQTILSGMGELHLDIIVDRMRREFKVEVNQGAPQVAYKEAFTATIEHREILKKQTGGRGKFADIFFSIGPVDEDWKKENPDKNFQFVNDIFGGAIPREFVPAIQKGFESAMTAGVLANYPVDNMKIRVFDGSFHPVDSDSMSFELCAKQGFREAARKAKPILLEPIMKVEVITPEQYMGDVTGDLNRRRGLMEGMDTRAGSQVIKAKVPLSEMFGYVTQLRSLTSGRASSTMEFSHYAPAPNNIAEEVIAKAKGKITA
- the susC_5 gene encoding TonB-dependent receptor SusC; its protein translation is MITAFDYEKMDRRSCLFSRKTLRLGVSTLCFLLFIHDGSATAYSPLKVPDVAFGSSSVQWKKIRGIVLDVNGSPIAGAVISLNGKPISLTTSGDGLFEIEANEGDVLEISHVSYTTQKVIIGKETQLTIVLQLNINSLDQVVITGYTEYLKGKSPSASTQINAENINKIPMSTLDQILQGRVPGMSVISSSGQPGQAAAVVIRGIGSINGSTTPLYVMDGIPIESGYFQTINPEDIESITVLKDASAKALYGSRGSNGVIVINTKKGKKGKPRIHYSSQYGFSTLTQPTFEMTDTKERLRFEEEVGLETGRDIGPGWRFSPKNPTYANQSPEWQRNADRILDSLSKINTDWRDMFFQNARFMEQQVSLSAGNENVQTYSAVGLWKEEGIVKETGMDRFSLRNNTNLNFGRFSAGVNLSLGYSSSRFTYNEGGTSVGTPMASVYYALPYEYPYTPDGVFHPVDNGMGFYDTREGSRGIDVLYGTSDKTEQFKTILGLDLAYEIIKGLKVSTRTGIDLRHSVDQLFINPQSYIGSRQPGEKGAFGEGYRRNFNIVSTSGITYKKRQGVHDFEISGFFEYLYNHYRAFSYRGYGLDDRLPETPASITVSTAFLPTLSGSRSNSALMSYMSVGRYSFNNKYTVTASYRYDGASLSSVPKKNRWHGFYSFGASWDAKQEHFLKNSQLISVLHVRASFGQTASPFGSNFAYLPTYSANTTYGGLPGIRPSNIGNPDFDWEYVDEFNAGFDLSLFKSQRIKLIIDFYSKITKNMFIDLPLSATAGAGSGGTAPLSSAKMSNKGIEFNLSGDIIQTQNWNWNVGVNGAFNRNKILRVSDVTDELPDGDTRIIKVGYPYGTYYAPRWAGVDPATGDALYYNRDGSITNVYNEEQQAVPLNASMYPKLTGGITTTIRWKTLSLNALFSFVSDVQRWNNIDFYIENQAYMTSNQSKRMLYDRWKKPGDIAHLQRIDIPRNFTSKDIQDAAFMRLRNLRLNYSVPSALLQSLQVVKSVDVFVQGQNLITWTTWRGLDPENNRQYGRFEYPNARKYTVGININF
- a CDS encoding SusD-like protein P25 yields the protein MQIKKIFSILALTVLVFQSCSKLDNAPSDFIDPSKAFRNLDDVNMGVIGAYAPLTSTIIETGAIVSDEVMFPTENTVSNTTAHRWLYNSSSGSVTSAFYEYYVVIDRANRVLEAIPNIPVNASTQSKLDQYHGEMLALRAYCHFELLRAYASGYEKDSVGIPYMKERKLGYPARASVQSNFEDINTDLQAAKALIPTSFNDNSRITRTAVAAIQARVALYQKNWSDAITYASEVINSEPLAPKGDFAKIWKDESQSEVVWKLARVIGDSRIGAAFFRETGEIVLYAPSFKLIDQFGPISQRTDDVRFESYIEYAPNRPAGKSQYLVNKYVGGNPSYRGLADVKLFRTGEMYLIRAEAYLENNNLVEAAKDLNELRRARIYNYIDQNFADKTSLLNAIYNERFKELAFEGHRFFDLKRRRMPVERTTQDAVNTSGAVRLESTAAQYCFPIPANEMAVNKNMTQNPHY